The Lacerta agilis isolate rLacAgi1 chromosome 16, rLacAgi1.pri, whole genome shotgun sequence genomic sequence TCCCAGGGACAGGACTGTAGCATTTATAGGTGGCAGCATTACTGGTAAGTTGAATTGAatagtgtaaacaagttttgatggatgtaatctgggctggatttaggtttgatgaggccctaaactactgaaagtaatgggggccctttgtatgtccagctgtcctttgtcaacaacaaattgtcactgttttttgtgttgaatatatgctatatggtaatttatgggcctaccaggtatctaaagccatttgcatgtaacaaataggaacctacacaacacaaaacacacttgctgtatgtagcttttattttgtttgttttttatccttattttggaaatgtacatccagggtttttttcctttaaattttttgagggcccccaagagagtggagccccaagctatagcttgtttagcttatatgcaaATCCAGCcctggatgtaataatggaatactgaatggtatagttctttgtaaaatatgcaagagtttatgatatgcaaaatgaaccatggaaagggaagaaCGGAAGTCATTGATATATTAAGGATGTAAacatgagtactttaaattgtaaaaaagaaaaatttaaTAAAGGTTATATTAAAAATAGAAGAGGAGGACGTCCCTAGTTTCACCcgagaaacgttggagggcacGGGGTCGCGGTGGCGCATCTCGCAAGGGGGCCATCGGATCGCGCTGCCCAGCTCCGTCCTCGCGTTCCCTTTCACCCGAGGCGCCGCCTCACCGAGCAGATCGCTCTCCCGGCTTCTACGTCGGGAGTGGGCGGCGCGGCTCCTCCCCGTCGCTCGGCGGCTCCTCCCCGGGGCGGCCGCTGCCGGCGCCCCTGCTCCTTTGGAGAGCCCGTGCGTCGTGACGCAGCTGGCGAACGAGTCCCGAGCGCAGGCCCTCGCCGCGTCCCGCGCCGTCTCGGTCCCGAGCGGAGGAGGCGCCTCTGTTCTCCGCGCCCCCGAGGAGCGGAGCGGGGCGGCGGAGAGAGAGGCGGACCAGCCCGGGCGCGCTCGGAGGCTCGGCGGCGCGCGCGCGAAGCAGCTGGCCCGCCCCGACGGGCGTCGCTTCATCTCCGgctgcttcctccttgcctgTATGTAGCGGGGGGAGCCTGAGGGAAACCTGGGCTTCCTCTGCAGCGCCGCCGCCGTCGCGGGGGGGAGTCGGTGGCCAGCTCCCCGCACGACCGTTCTCCGAGGTATTCGCTTCCCGTCGTTCTTCAGGGGCGGCGTTGCGCCCGGGCGCCTTGCTGCGCTTTCGCTTCCCCGGTGGGGCGAGTTTGGGGAGGAGGGTTTGCTGCCTGGcgggagtggggaggaaaggatagcggggtttgggggggaaggaggcGTTGGTGGGGTTGCTACTCGgggctctttctctttctctcactccccccccccctttgaaaccACAAAAGCAAAACTAATTTTACGCAGGAAACTTCGGGTGGGCTGGGCTTCCTTCCACCCACCCTGAGAAATTTCCCTTCCCATATACGAAGGGAAAGCAAAGTGCAACCCTATCAAAACGGGGTGGATCGGTTGGGATATTAAGAGTTATGAAGGCCagggaccccccctccccattatttTCACCGTTTCTGTTAATATTAATGAAATACTATAATAATTCTCTATTTAGGCTGTAGTTGCAGTCTGAGATAGAAAGATGTGAACGCTTTCCTCGTGGACAAGAAGAGGCCTTTCTTCCAGCTTGCCGATGGtgtgtattttaataataataataattttggggggtggaagTCGGTGTTTTAGTAATGCACCTTCAAAATATGCTTAAAGGGATGAGGAGATTTCCCTCATGTGCCTATTGTGCTTCAGCTAAGGTGTAATTATTGTTGCCCTAGTGCATATAATTTTATTACGGTTTAttttttgctctttctcttttGCAGCATGGAACTTGTTTTCCAGCTGCTAGTCTGCTTCTTAAGAAGGAAAGATTGTGTGGGTTGTTGGGGAAGGGGAGACCTGGGCCAGCCAACTTTTTACCTAGGGTGGGAAGGAGAAATGAAATGTGCAGTTTCAGTAACAGAAGCCACTGGGGCAGGTCTGTTTAGCTCTCCATCCTTTTTACACGATCCCTCCAACTTCTTTCTTTCCTGGTCAATATTGGAAACAGATTCCTTTTGACGTCGCTGAATTGTAACTTTGGAAAATAATGGAAGGTGAAGGAAATGAAAAATACCACTAGGAAACATGTCAGGCAATTTcgtagatttttttaaacaagacCAACCAGAGTCTGTATATGAGCTATTGATTTTCAGACAGCAGAACCGGTGTGAATTATATGGGAGATACATGATTGTATCTTCCAAcgtccttttctttgattaaaaacagctgttatgtggtcttggctaATAGCTATGGAGGGAGAAAGATAGGTGCCTGTAGCAATTTTAAGTTGTTTGAAGGGTGTGGGAGGAACCCCTCCCTTGACAGCTTGCGATCCATCTAGTTCGGTTATTCATAGTGTTGTGCTAACTCATTCCTTATATACTTGCAATTAATTTTTTGGTCAAACGTGcatgtgttgtatatgcaattcatacattaagaagaagaagaagagcattaTTATTGCTGTCAAAAGTTAAGGTTTCGAGCTCTTCCTGACATCTGTAAAATGTTTGTTGCTTTGTTTCCTGGCCAGTTGCTGCCTTCCTTGGTGTCATTTGCTTGTGGGTTGATGCTACAGGCAACAGATAAGAATATTGCCCTTTTCATCAAATCAAATAGTTGATTTTTCCACCCTGCAAATGGTAGTGTTTTACTGACATTGGAAGAGGAGTACAGGACCTCTGTTCCAAGTTGGCTGTTTCAggagtgtttcctgcttgggagggggttggactggatggcccttgtggtctcttccaactctctgattctatgattctaaaacctTGATTACGAGTTATAGTGAAAAGCCCCCTctcttttgtaaaaaaatatttttattcattttataagaaaaacaaacaaacacaaaaacaaaccacacacaaatGATTCGTATACAATCTTAACATTTTTACTCTAAcatctttgggtgacttccccccCGATCCCTCTcttctgaatttcattttcaATCCTCATTGGTAGTTTCGTACTTCAACAATTATCCATTATTATTTACTTGAAACATTCTAATTTATATTTAACCTGCACCCTACATCATTACCGAAAACCTATAGCAACTTCCCTAgggaatataaaatttaaacatgacaatattttttcaaataaatttttaatttcttccaatcttcgtGCACCGTCTCCTCTTCTTGGTCGcgtagtctcgctgtcagctcggcaagttccataaagtctatcatcttcatttgccattcgtctaCAGTAGGCATCTCTTGACTCTTCCAATTCTTGgcgattaatattcttgctgctgtcgtggcatacaaaaataaagtAATATCTTTTGGGGGAATTTCTTCCCCTATGattcccaataaaaaggcttctggtttcttaataaaggtGTCTGTGAAAAGCCCCCTCTTAAACACAATGCGGTAAGTGGCTTCATAGTTTTCATGGTAATGTCTTCTGCCACTGTTAcactgctgtcccccccccccccacagcacagAGATGTGTGTGAACAAACAACACATCCTCACATGTTTGTACACATTCCACGAGAGTCTTGGCTGTCTGTCGTGGCCCTCAATGTTGGATGAAGAACTTGGAACTCCCTGCACAGTTCCTGCTAAAGGCTTTGATGCATAAATCAGATTGGTATATAGGCAAAGCACAGGTtacaacatgggtaggcaaactaaggcccgggggccagatccggcccaatcgccttataaatctggcccgcggacggtccgggaatcagtgtgtttttacatgagtagaatgtgtccttttatttaaaatgcatctctggattatttgtggggcataggaattcgttcattccctcccccccccaaaaaatagtccggccccccacaaagtctgagggacagtggaccagccccctgctgaaaaagtttggtgacccctgggtTACAAGATGCAGCAGGTATCTTGTATAGAGGGCCAGGTATGGAGACATGGCTAAGTGCAAGCGGATAATGCTCATCCAATAAGCCACATGCTCCCTGGaccttccttttgaagagtgGGGGTAAGCATAGCTCTTAGCGTGGCAAGTGGTCAGCACCCAGTTAACTCTCAGTTGTCTTCCCGAAAGAGGGGCATCCTCACtgacaggaggaagaagagacgTCTGCCTAGGGATGTCCAATGTCAAGGTGCTGGAACAGTCCTCTACCAACTCGCTCGGCCGCTCCCTTGGATCCAGCTCTCCATTCCTTCTCGCCGAGATCAGATGTTTCTTGGGGCCCCTCCCCAGGGTCGCCCATCTCCAACTCCCTGAGCACCTCCTATTCCTCCTTAGCATCTGACCACCCCCTGCATGAAACCTGAAATagcttcagtgtggtgtagtggttaagagtgatagacttgtaatctggtgaaccgggttcgcttccccgctcctccacatgcaggtgctgggtgaccttgggctagtcacacttctctgaagtctctcagccccactcacctcacagagtgtatgttgtgggggaggaagggaaaggagaatgttagccgctttgagactcctttgggtagtgataaagcgggatatcaaatccaaattcttcttcctcttcctcttcttcttcttcttcttcttcatcatgtcATCATTGCCCCGTTTCTGAAGTGTCCCACCCCAGTCATCATGTTTGGACTTTCCCGGGTAGCAATAATGGAAGTTGGCAATTAGTTGGGGACATGCAAGTTACCCTTATCTTCCCAGAATGGCTCTTCTGGCCATAATTTGTCCAGTAAATCAAATACCCGCCGCCTAGGGTTGCCCAGCTCCAACTCCCTGAGCTCCTCAGAATCCAGCCATCTCCTTTGTGACACTGACTCTCAGTCACAAATACTCATGTGTTTAGGGACCTGTTGGGAACTCTTTACTGTGATGGCAAACGCTACTGTAACAGTTGCATTCCTATGGCAGACAAGATtgccatttaaaaagcaaagcctTTCAGAAAGAGGAAGTTTAAAAGCAAGGGAAGCGTCCAAAGGGCTTTGGAAGCTGCAGAGGCTTTGTTCAACTGGAAAATGAAAGGCAAGCAAGGTGTTTAACTCTGCACACACTTGGTATTGAGTTGTCAATGCCAGCCATGCAGGAGTTAAAGTACAGCTTTGGAAACAAACTCTTCAAGCCCAGTGGAAGCAAAATGTCCTCAGCTACAGAATATTACTAAAGGACACTGAGTGTCTCTTGTGTAACTGTATAACTGTATGCTATGTTTACTCGTTTTCATTGCCAGTTAATTACCGTACATAATTATTACCTTATTCTGGTTGTAGGGTTATATATCAGCCTTGGCATATTTTTACAGGTGGAATTTTACTTTTAATAACAGCTTCATTaattgggttttgtgtgtgtgtgtgtgtgtgcgtgcgtgcatgcagtGGGTGTTAATTCAGCTGTGGGAAAGGCAAATTATTTCACAATTGGGAGTTAAATATGCCTGAAAGAGGCAACTTGGAAAATTTCTCTgcgtttattgtgcttttaaagcCTCGTCACTGAGTTGTTTTTGCCATGGTCCTTTGTTGTATCAAAGGCAATGTCCAAAATCAACTTCTTTGAGAGTTACAACTGTGCAACCACAACTTTTTAATATACCAGAACATTAAGAATATAAGTTTAATTCTGTAtttttgaaatgtgtgtgtttggcttACTTTGTTGCATATTTGATGTGGTGCACTTATTTTCAGAACTCGCTGTCccgtgaaatatttattttatgtattgaaTTTGTATTCTGCTCTTCCAcccaaaggagcctagggcaCATCCTCAATGTTAAACAAACCCGTCTAAGAATAATCTTCTGTCATTCCTAGTGTCCAGTGTCTTAACTAATGCCAAACTAGAATTTTCCACTCTCTTAATATACTCAACAGATCCCAAAAGTACTGAACAGTGTATCAGTATGTACTATGGCATAAACAAGGTCCTCACTCATTGGTATCATTATCATAGTCTGAAGCTTCCACTGTAAATACTTGTAAAttgatgcttcttctttttttcccagCATACACGCAAAAGATTTATTGTAGGTGTTGCACGtgaaatgcaaaggaaacaaaccAGTTTCAAACTgagatttattttgaaatatgtgAGAGACAGAGTACAAGCCCCTTCAAAAACAGGTACAGGACACTTAATACATCATAGGGAACGGTTGCTCATACTTGCCTTCCTGTATGAGCGTTTCTTTTCTATCCCTGCCCGTTTTGAAGATATACCACCAGAAAAAAATGGGCCCtagtccaaaagcagctcccAGTAGTGAAGTTTTTTGGGGTGACACGGAAATTTGGATAGGGGTTGTACATTCTGGCATAAACCCAACGAGTCACAGCAGGGTCATCGATGATGGTTCAGTGGGGATTGTTGACCTCCAGCATGTAGTGGCGCTTGAGGCGGGAGCGGATGGCCACGCGCTCGGCCTCGGCGGCGCGCTTCTCCGGCGAATTGTCATAAGTGGCCGGGTCCAACTGCGGCGGGAGCGGGAACAGGGGTGCGGGCTTGTACTTGAAGCGGGATGAAGGTGGCTCCGCCATCTTGAGAGCAGCTGGGATCGTAAATTGATGCTTCTAACTTACATAAGAATGTTCTAGTTAACCATGGTGGCaaaaaattgttttaatatttttttggggggtggggaatgtggaTTTTGTTTAAGTTTGGGAGTTGAAAAGATACAAGAGGTGATATCAAATGTTAGTAGTCTAACTCATAGTtaacccattgatttcagtgagtcttgtTTGAGTATGAATTAGGTATTGTTTTTAGTTTAACTGAGTGTTGATTCCAGATATTTGCAGAAAGGAAGAACCAACATTAAACGAATTATGCCTTCTATTCCCTCCCTTTCAACCCCATTCCAAATTACTGCATTTTCTGCCttcagtgcagcagcaaaaagcagaTTTCCACTCTGACTTGCAAGGTCTTTATGTAGTTAAAGCCGATTTGGCATCTATATCAATATATACAGAACAAGCAACACAGTGTGCATTGCTTTATGTTTGCTGAATGTTATCTGCCATTTCACGGATCCAATTTGCTATGCATTTTACTACCAGGAATAATCACATCTTCTAATACCATATCCTTTTGTTAATGCTCCTTGCACACCATCAGGGTTAACTCTGCAGAGTTCAACTCTAGTGAATGCTCACTCTGATCACAAAACTCTGATTTCACTGATCACAAAACGTTTTATCCAGTGCTGATCCAAACCCTCCTTCCTGCCCCATCTCATAGCACCCATTTAAGATGCgtcgtgggtagcgctgtgggttaaaccactgagcctagggcttgccgattggaaggtcggcggttcgaatccccgtgatggggtgagcttccattgctcggtcccagctcctgccaacctagcagttcaaaaacacgtcaaagtgcaagtagataaataggtaccgctccggtgggaaggtaaacagcatttttgtgcgctgctctggttcgccagaagcggcttagtcatgctggcccggaagctgtacgccggctccttctgccaataaagcgagatgagcgccgcaaccccagagtcgtccgcgactggacctaatggtcaggggtccctttagctttaccttacGACCAGTGTGTCAGATTTGTAAATCCATCCTGGTGCTCCCACCTTGTCTTCTTTGCACGCATGTATTGCAAACATTCAGAAAACATACCACAAGACTTGGAAGCGAATATGAACGCAGCAAGGAACAGCAGTGTATTTCGTTGTGAGTCACGAAGACCTGGATCATTTGTATCATTGCCACAGTTCACAGCTTCTGCTGCAATATCTTTTGGTAACTGTTTCCATGGCAGGGAGCACGTTATTCCAAAACATGGTTCAGACACTGCCCTCTTGACAAGCTTATTTGTATTTACTGTATCCTGCTTAGATGTTTTCGGCACAAGTTAGCAGCATGTAaacatttttataaatgaaatggaaataCTGGCATTGCAAGTTCTCACAGACAGCAATATTTGCCATTTCTTTTGCTGGCATCAAGCATttagggtttcttcttcttttgatagAAAACAATGGATGCCACCATTTGCTACAGTAGGCAGCAATTAGGAAATGGGCATGCTCCACGCATCTGTCAAACAATTGCCTTCTGATGAGGTTCTTTGGGCTTTGGTATGTTCGCCTAGACAGGTGCTGTGGTTATTCTGCATGTGAAAGGACAAGTCCTGTGACCTGTGTCAAGCTTTTCTAGGTCTTTGAacacatatgcatgcacacgaaaactcataccaagaacaaacttagttggtctctaaggtgctactggaatgaattttttattttattctgtttaactGTTAGTGGAATATCCTGTTCATAGGTTTgcatatatcagtgtttttcaaccttttttgggcaaaggcacacttgtttcatgaaaaaaatcacgaggcacaccaccattagaaaatgttaaaaaaattaactctgtgcctatattgactatatataaagtaattctcttgaatttttcaatttttcccacggcacaccaggcaacatctcgcggcacactagtgtgccgcggaacagtggttgaaaaacactggcatataTCCCCTGTCGCTgagtaccatattggcccaag encodes the following:
- the LOC117060509 gene encoding LOW QUALITY PROTEIN: NADH dehydrogenase [ubiquinone] 1 beta subcomplex subunit 4-like (The sequence of the model RefSeq protein was modified relative to this genomic sequence to represent the inferred CDS: deleted 1 base in 1 codon; substituted 1 base at 1 genomic stop codon) — protein: MAEPPSSRFKYKPAPLFPLPPQLDPATYDNSPEKRAAEAERVAIRSRLKRHYMLEVNNPHXTIIDDPAVTRWVYARMYNPYPNFRVTPKNSLLGAAFGLGPIFFWWYIFKTGRDRKETLIQEGKYEQPFPMMY